A window from Prosthecobacter sp. encodes these proteins:
- a CDS encoding WD40 repeat domain-containing serine/threonine protein kinase, whose protein sequence is MPACPECGRALPAAGFCPHCLLKGGLEMPETETSAFQTTQAAPEIASEGLEPCLMGKYQLGAKLGEGGFGFVFEATQTQPIRREVAVKVLKAGMNASQVIARFEMERQALAMMNHPGIAQVLDAGETQDSRPFFVMERVHGVPVTQFVRQQQPSSVARLRLFVEICDAVHHAHTKGVIHRDLKPSNILVALADGVPHVKVIDFGLAKALDTRLTRRTIYTLHDQIIGTPGYISPEQAEHGPEAADVRGDVYALGALLYELLTGVPVVDPKSLSGKPLHEALREAAGKKLVPPSHHNPRLRGDLEHIILKALAPKPGERYASADALAQDILRHLADQPVQAHPASHVYLIRKFARRHHRGVAVAAAFVLAALAAIGAGVQHFMQQRRAQQIAALHQRELQRMQSRKDFQTARQLSERGRQSDAIASLCLALRTDPQNELAAAYLCSQLAHSQFGFRIATNLRVEDGWDKIIGVAANAARKMAVAVFQSTDVERHDLIARWDLRRSGKPQKLALPAGARISAFQTTLDDETLILGFSDGRLARYDIASGDFMPFETKMQGRITAIACAADSQHALVGTLEGEVRLWDVKTQQPVAPALALQGGVSQLALDAKAEHALISQNKTLVSIHPRTGQLAAVPFQVRQSGVTSITVNPQGTLAAVGLANGLVMTHRLPDLNPVGTPLALMGPASALNFNDAGNALAVGDTLGGVNVWRVPETRPIGAGIRLKGPVRLCRALSVRGHVLVIGGRGEIRLWHPGADTSISHHSRLLLSTTAASRDGSLVIMAEEKTPVFEVWEMQFRMIDPRPCATPPQSAGLVASLAQPGGPPLLLLLRGKERHFRAELGHRLDVTDAASSRPVCAPLFHEHTVRHAALTPDERTLLTITVDGTHRAWDAQTGEPLMAPHKCGERATTVRMHADGSRYAFQRENGEWFELPLPTRPGVLPDWFLDFAEARATKRLLPDGSTEVVRHQAQQEIVSRLPPSNDPATTLARWLMTAPKERAPWPDASDLTSTQTSTPPPAAR, encoded by the coding sequence ATGCCCGCCTGTCCCGAATGTGGTCGTGCCCTGCCCGCCGCAGGTTTCTGCCCGCATTGCCTGCTCAAAGGCGGATTGGAGATGCCGGAGACCGAAACGTCCGCGTTTCAGACGACCCAGGCCGCGCCCGAGATCGCATCCGAAGGCCTGGAGCCGTGCTTGATGGGAAAATATCAGCTCGGCGCGAAGCTGGGCGAAGGCGGCTTCGGTTTCGTCTTTGAAGCCACTCAAACACAGCCCATCCGCCGGGAAGTGGCGGTCAAAGTGCTCAAGGCGGGCATGAATGCGTCACAAGTCATCGCCCGTTTCGAAATGGAACGCCAGGCGCTCGCGATGATGAATCATCCCGGCATCGCGCAGGTGCTCGACGCGGGCGAAACACAGGACAGCCGGCCGTTTTTCGTCATGGAGCGTGTTCACGGTGTTCCCGTCACGCAATTCGTCCGGCAGCAGCAGCCCTCGTCAGTCGCGAGATTGCGGTTGTTCGTCGAAATCTGCGACGCCGTGCATCACGCGCACACGAAAGGCGTCATCCATCGCGATCTGAAGCCCTCGAACATCCTCGTCGCGCTCGCCGACGGCGTTCCGCATGTGAAGGTCATCGACTTTGGCCTCGCCAAGGCGCTCGACACGCGTCTCACGCGCCGCACGATTTACACGCTGCATGATCAGATCATCGGCACGCCCGGTTACATCAGCCCCGAGCAGGCCGAGCACGGCCCCGAGGCCGCCGATGTGCGTGGTGATGTCTATGCGCTCGGCGCGTTGCTCTACGAGCTGCTCACCGGTGTTCCCGTCGTCGATCCGAAATCCTTGAGTGGAAAGCCGCTGCACGAGGCTTTGCGTGAGGCTGCTGGAAAAAAGCTCGTGCCGCCTTCGCATCACAATCCACGTCTGCGCGGCGATCTGGAGCACATCATCCTCAAGGCGCTCGCGCCAAAGCCAGGGGAACGCTATGCCAGCGCGGACGCGCTCGCGCAGGACATCCTGCGCCATCTCGCCGACCAGCCCGTGCAGGCGCATCCCGCGTCGCACGTTTACCTCATTCGCAAATTCGCCCGCCGTCATCATCGCGGTGTCGCCGTCGCAGCAGCCTTTGTGCTCGCTGCATTGGCCGCCATCGGCGCGGGCGTGCAGCATTTCATGCAGCAGCGCCGCGCACAGCAGATTGCCGCGTTGCATCAGCGCGAATTGCAGCGCATGCAGAGCCGCAAGGACTTCCAAACTGCGCGCCAGCTCAGCGAGCGCGGCCGGCAGAGCGATGCCATCGCCTCACTTTGCCTCGCACTGCGCACCGATCCGCAGAACGAACTTGCCGCCGCGTATCTGTGCTCGCAGCTCGCCCACAGCCAGTTTGGCTTCCGCATCGCCACGAATCTGCGTGTGGAGGATGGCTGGGACAAAATCATCGGCGTCGCGGCAAACGCAGCGCGCAAGATGGCGGTCGCGGTGTTTCAATCCACCGACGTCGAACGCCATGATCTCATCGCACGCTGGGATTTGCGCCGCAGCGGCAAGCCGCAAAAACTCGCGCTGCCCGCCGGGGCGAGAATCAGCGCGTTTCAAACGACACTCGATGACGAAACACTCATTCTCGGTTTCAGCGATGGCAGACTTGCCCGCTACGACATCGCCAGCGGCGATTTCATGCCGTTTGAAACGAAAATGCAGGGTCGCATCACCGCCATTGCCTGCGCCGCAGACTCGCAGCACGCGCTCGTCGGCACTTTGGAAGGCGAGGTGCGGCTTTGGGATGTGAAAACGCAGCAGCCAGTGGCACCAGCGCTCGCACTGCAAGGCGGCGTGTCACAACTCGCGCTCGATGCCAAAGCGGAGCACGCGCTCATCTCGCAAAACAAAACACTCGTCTCCATTCATCCGCGCACCGGCCAGCTTGCCGCCGTGCCCTTCCAGGTGCGCCAAAGCGGCGTCACCAGCATCACCGTCAATCCGCAGGGCACGCTCGCCGCCGTCGGTCTTGCGAACGGTCTCGTCATGACGCATCGCCTGCCCGATTTGAACCCCGTCGGCACGCCGCTGGCGCTCATGGGGCCGGCCTCTGCGCTCAACTTCAATGACGCTGGCAACGCGCTCGCCGTGGGCGACACCCTCGGCGGCGTCAATGTCTGGCGCGTGCCCGAAACACGGCCCATCGGCGCCGGCATCCGCCTGAAAGGCCCCGTGCGCCTGTGTCGCGCGCTGTCCGTGCGCGGCCATGTGCTGGTCATCGGCGGGCGTGGCGAAATCCGGCTCTGGCATCCGGGGGCCGACACCAGCATCAGCCATCACAGCCGCCTGCTGCTCAGCACCACAGCCGCCAGCCGCGATGGTTCGCTCGTCATCATGGCGGAGGAAAAAACGCCCGTGTTTGAAGTGTGGGAGATGCAGTTCCGCATGATCGATCCCCGTCCCTGCGCCACACCACCGCAGAGCGCAGGGTTGGTGGCCTCGCTCGCCCAGCCCGGCGGTCCGCCCCTGCTCTTGCTCCTGCGTGGCAAGGAGCGCCACTTTCGCGCCGAACTCGGCCACCGCCTTGATGTCACCGACGCCGCCAGCAGCCGTCCTGTCTGCGCTCCGCTGTTTCACGAGCACACGGTCCGCCATGCCGCGCTCACACCCGATGAACGCACGCTGCTCACCATCACCGTCGATGGCACGCATCGCGCCTGGGACGCGCAAACCGGCGAACCGCTCATGGCGCCCCACAAATGCGGCGAACGCGCCACCACTGTGCGCATGCACGCCGACGGCAGCCGCTATGCTTTCCAGCGCGAGAACGGCGAATGGTTCGAACTCCCGTTGCCCACACGTCCCGGCGTCCTCCCTGACTGGTTCCTCGACTTCGCCGAGGCTCGCGCCACCAAACGCCTTCTGCCGGACGGCTCCACCGAGGTCGTGCGCCATCAGGCGCAGCAGGAAATCGTCTCCCGCCTTCCGCCATCGAACGATCCCGCCACCACCCTCGCCCGCTGGCTCATGACCGCTCCGAAAGAGCGTGCTCCGTGGCCGGATGCCAGTGATCTCACTTCAACACAAACATCGACTCCGCCACCCGCTGCCCGTTGA
- a CDS encoding c-type cytochrome domain-containing protein: MTQRLILMFAVLTVGTASAVDFKTQIAPIFRNKCFACHSVTKKVKGKLALDDDKLSEQIGPGKNIIPGEAMKSTMFINCTLPDDDADVMPPEGKNKLTAAELDLFKAWITEGASLTAGGAAPASAPTAAPAAPAAGGDGPLMKWTSSDGKLIEAHFMGLQADGVLLKMPATGVTHIVPLTRLSPESQEQAKTATK, translated from the coding sequence ATGACCCAACGCCTCATCCTCATGTTCGCCGTCCTGACCGTCGGCACCGCCTCCGCCGTCGATTTCAAAACTCAGATCGCCCCGATCTTCCGCAACAAGTGCTTCGCATGCCACAGCGTGACGAAAAAGGTCAAAGGCAAGCTCGCGCTTGATGATGACAAGCTGTCCGAGCAGATCGGCCCTGGCAAAAACATCATTCCTGGCGAGGCCATGAAGAGCACGATGTTCATCAACTGCACCCTGCCTGACGATGACGCTGACGTGATGCCGCCCGAGGGCAAAAATAAGCTCACCGCTGCCGAACTCGATCTCTTCAAAGCGTGGATCACCGAAGGTGCCAGCCTCACCGCCGGTGGCGCGGCTCCCGCGTCTGCGCCAACGGCGGCTCCCGCCGCTCCCGCTGCGGGCGGTGATGGCCCGCTCATGAAGTGGACCAGCAGCGATGGCAAGCTCATTGAGGCTCACTTCATGGGACTGCAAGCTGACGGTGTGCTGCTGAAAATGCCCGCCACGGGTGTCACACACATCGTTCCGCTGACCCGTCTGTCGCCGGAAAGCCAGGAGCAGGCGAAAACAGCCACGAAATAA